Sequence from the Bremerella volcania genome:
CGAACGCTCATCCTGCACGGCTTCGATTCGGCCGACTCGCATCACTCGATCAGTGCGTTCACGTGGGGCCCTGGCGGTGCGTTGTACTTCCAGGAAGGAACCTTCCATCAATCGCAGATCGAAACGCCTTATGGTCCCGAACGCGTCGCCAACGCAGGCATCTTCCGCTACGAGCCGTTGACGGAAAAGCTGGATATCTTCGTCTCTTATGGTTTCGCGAACCCCTGGGGTCACACGTTTGACGACTGGGGCCAGAACTTTGTGGCCGATGCTTCCGGCGGTGCCAACTACTTCGGTGCGGCTTTCAGCGGCGACGTGGTGTATCCGCAAAAGCATGGGCGCATGAATCAGTTCCTCACCAAGCAGTGGCGTCCGACCGCTGGCTGCGAAATCGTTTCCAGTCGCAACTTCCCTGAGTCGGCCCAAGGCAATTACTTGCTGAACAACTGCATCGGTTTCCAGGGGATTCTGCAGTACAAGGTCAAGGACGAGGGCAGCGGTTTCCATGCCGATCCGGTCGACCCGCTGTTGGTCTCGAAAGACACCAGCTTCCGCCCGGTCGATATTCAGTTCGGCCCCGATGGTGCTCTGTACATCGTTGACTGGTACAACCCGCTGGTCGGTCACATGCAGCACTCGCTGCGTGATCCGAAGCGTGACAAGCATCACGGTCGTATCTGGCGAATTCGCTACACCGGCAACGACCTGGTGAAAGCCCCGAAGATCGACGGTGCCTCCGTGCTCCAACTGCTCGATCTTTTGAAAGAGCCCGAATACCGTACCCGTTACCGCGTTCGTCGCGAACTCCGCAACCACGACGGCCAGGAAGTTTCTGCGGCCCTCGAAACGTGGATGGCTGGTCTCGACAAAAACGATCCGTGGTACAACCATCACTTGCTGGAAGCCCTGTGGGTAAAGCAGAACTTGGACCTGGTCGATGCCGACCTGCTCAAGCGAATGCTGACCGATAGTGACTTCCGTGCTCGTGCGGCGGCCACTCGCGTGTTGTGCTACTGGCGCGATCGCGTCCCAGGTTCGCTTGATCTATTGGAAACGCAGGTCAACGACGAAAACCCGCGCGTCCGCCTGGAAGCCATCCGAGCCCTCAGCTTCTTTGATGGCGAAGACGTGGAACGTGCCCAGGAAATCGCTTTGCAATCGCTTCTTCACGACCAGGACTACTACCTGGAATATACGTTGAAGGAAACGTTGGAGACGCTCGAAAAGCGTGCCAAGCAAGGCTAGTTTTTGAATTACAATGAATGTTTGATGACTAAGGAAGAGTCATCCTCGACTGGGGATGGCTCTTTTTTTGGACAGACCGCCTGCCTAACTTTCGGAACAGACCAACGATGCTGAATCGAATTTTCCTCCCTTGTTATTTGTTGCTTGCGTGTGTGCTGCTGGCGACTCCACAAACCGCATTCGCCCAGGGGGCGACCGATGCGATGGTTCGCTTGCTGCAAAGTGGCAAGCTGCCGGAGTCTCGCGTCGGGACGGTGATCGGCATGATTGCCGAACGAGGCAATGCCGAGAACCTGGGGATCCTCTTTCAGGAAGCTACCAAGCCGGACGGCTTCAGCCCGGCCTTGAAGCTCGAGTCGCTCGAGGCTTTGAAGAAAGCTAGCGAGAGCCGTAACCTGGTTCCCGCTGGCGATCTCTCGGCAATTGGCGACCTGATTGCCAGCGACGACCACAGCCTGAAAACGCTGGGCATCGAGCTGGCAGGCCTCTGGAAAGTCGAAGCCACCGCCGACACGCTGGCAGCGATTGCCCTTGATAACAACAAGCCGCTCAAACTGCGCCGCCTGGCGATCGGCTCGCTGATCGCGACCGGCAGCGACAAAACGGCCAACACGGTCGCCAAGCTGACCAGTGAAGAGCAACCTCTTTCGATCCGCTACCTGGGAGTCTCGGCGCTGACCAACATCGACGTCCAAAAGGCCGCCGAGGCCGCGGCCAAGGTGCTCAGCGGGGCCGATACGTCGACCGATCCGGCCGACATGATCGACGCGTTCCTGGCCGACACCAAAGGGCCGGACGCTCTGGCCGCCGCGCTCGAAGGTAAAAAGCTCGACGGCGACGTGGCCAAAATGTGTCTGCGTCAGATGTACTCGGTCGGCCGTTCCGACGCTTCGCTGGTCAACGTGCTGAGCGCTGCCGCCGGCATCGACAACAATCCCGATCCACTCACCAACGAACAACTGCAAACGCTCGTCGCCCAGGTTTTGAAAAAGGGGGACCCGGCTCGCGGGGAAGAAATCTTCCGCCGCAAGGAACTCAGCTGCCTGAAGTGTCACGCCATCAGTGGCGCCGGAGGGCAGATCGGTCCCGACCTGAGCCCCGTCGGTGCGACCAGCCCGGTCGACTACGTGATCAATTCGATCCTCTTCCCAGAGATGGCCGTCAAGGAAGCGTACATCATGAAGTCGATCGTCGACTTCGACGGCAAGATGCACCAAGGCATCGTCGCCGACGAGAACGAGGACCGCACCATCCTGAAAGATGCCAACGGCAACGAAATCATCATTCCGGCCGACGACATCGATCTGGAAAAGGAAGGGGGCTCGCTCATGCCCAAGGGGCTGGCGAACTTCCTGACCGAAGACGAATTCCTCGACCTGGTGGCCTACGTTGCCCAGCTGGGCAAGCCTGGCCCTTACGGCATTCGCAGCGAACCGACCATTCAGCGCTGGCGCGTCCTGAAGGAAGTTCCCGATGCGCTGCAAGGGGAAGCGAATCCGTCGACCGGCGAGTTTGAATCGCAGATTCTCGGGCTCGACGCCGATGCCTGGCTGCCGGTCTACGGCAAGGTCAACGGCGAGTTGCCATTAGCCGACCTGAGCGAGATCGATAGCCCCGTGCTGTTTTTGCAAGGTGAAATCGAAGTCGTTGACGGGGGTGACATCGGCGTCGAGATGAATCCCAAGCAAGGGGTCACCGCGTGGATCATCGACGACGAATTCCCCGGCAACGAGCCGATTCAAACCAGCGTGCTGCCAGGACGCCACAAGATCACCTTTCGATTGGACAAGCGAACCTTCCCCGGCCAAACCTTTCGCGCCGTCGTCACCAAGCCCGCTGGCTCGGCCGCGCAGTACACGGTGGTAGGTGGAAGTTAGTCGACTGACAGTGAAATTAAGGTCAGCGCATGCGTGAACTGGGTTCCGATCGATGGGGAACTCTAGCTGGTGATGCTGGGTGAAGGGCGTTCTAAAAACCCTCACCCTAGCCCTCTCCCTGCGAGGGAGAGGGGACAAGATTATGCTGGCGGGCCGCGTTCTTTGGCTGGATCCGTATTGGGTGACATGCCCACGTCTTCGTGGGCATGGCTTGCTTGTTCCTGACGGCAGGGTCTACGCGATTCATGCCCAGCGACCTTCATGGCATGCCCGTGCGGACGTGGGCATGGCACGCTTTCTTTCTTGAGCAGCTTCTTGAGGCGTTTGATTTCGCTCCCTTGCCGGTCGAGCACCTTGAGGTGAAACGTTACCCAGGCCAGCGCGCGATCGAGCCTGCCGGCGGAGGGGACCTTCAGCCCGTCGATCATTTCGCCGACGAAACGCTTTTGCTTCGGTCGTTTCGCAACAGGCTTAGCAGGCGCAAAGAGGGTCGAACGACGTTCGACCGCGGCGTCATCAGAATTCCCAATGGAAACGTCCGCGTTCTTGGAAACAGGCGTGGAAGGCTGTTGTTGCGGCTCTTCGACTTTCGGTGCCGGATCGATCGCGATCACCAACTGACCCACGACGTCGGCTGGGATTTCGACCATTGTTCCACACGACGAACAGACGTAGTGTTTGCCAGCGCGCACCACGACCTGCGGTTTGTTCTCGCGTGAGAACGCTCCGTTTGCTTTAGGGAGGTGGTGTGTTGTTGACATGGTAGTGCTCGATACGTGGTATTGACGAATTTTTCCGAAGCCCTGAAAGGGCGACTGATAAAAGCCAGGGGCTGAGAGGGCATGCCCACGCGGACGTGGGCATGCCACCCGGAAGCGCGATTGCTTTGTTGGGTGTACGTGCAATTTAGAGGGGGAGCGCTTCAGTGAGATAGTGCGCTTGGAAATTTTTTTTGTAGGGCCCGCGCGCCGCGGGTCGTGAAGCGGGTACCAAGGGTCCGACCCGCGGCACGCGGGCCCTACGAAATAGCCCTATTCGTCGTCCATCGTGCGGCGGATGCGGCGGACGACGAAGTACTGGATCATTCCGAGAATCAGGATCGACAGCATCATGGCCGTGGCGTCGAAGAAATCGACGTAACCAACCGGGCGAATGGTTGCGCCGACGACGACGTGCGTCAGGTAGCCTGCGGCGGCCAGGATCATCGTGTACCCGACCAGCCCTTTCTCGTACAAGGTCGCACTGGCCGCGACCAGCAGCAGATAGATCAGGCTCAGTGGACTTGCCGCACCATGCACCAGAAACAAGAGGCCTGTCAGCAGGACAAAGTTCCAGGTCATCCACGCGTAAATCGCCACGTTGCGGGTGCTCGGCTTTTCGTACATCCGCTGAAAGAACCATGCCGCCACCGAGAAGGCAATCGCAAACATTACCGAAGCGACGCGAAACCACGGCTGGGCCGAGACGGGCTCGTGCAGAATGTACGAACTGATCGCGTGGTAGATGAAGAACAGCAGCACGCAGGCCAGCGTGCTGGCCAGGCCAGGCTTCCGCCGCGCCCAATAGATGATCCGCTCGCCAACTCCCAGCGGCTTGGCCCGGATCGGCTCGTGCCGCAGGTACGATTGCAGGTCGGCGGCAAGCTCCTTCATGCTGCGATACCGAGCCGCCGGCGTCTTGTGCATGCACTTCAGGCAAATCGTTTCCAGCGCACGAGGAACGTTCCAGTTGAGTTTCCGCGGCGAGACCGGGTTCACCGTGCAAATCTGGTCGATCGCTTCCAGAATGTTGCTGGCCGCAAACGGCGGCTTGCCGGTCAACAGCGCGTACAGAATCGCCCCCAAGCCGTAGATATCCGTCGCCTGATCGATTTGATGATTCTTGCCGGCAGCCTGTTCAGGGGCCATGTAGCCAGGCGAACCGAGGATTTGCCCGGAGTAGGTCATCTCGGAATTGCCGTCCATCCGCTTGGCCAGACCGAAGTCGGTCACCCGCGGATGGCCGTCGGCGTCGATCAAGATGTTCGATGGCTTCAAATCGCGATGAACGATTCCCATCGAGTGGGCGTGGGCCATGGCCTGGGCGATCTCCAGGACCAACTCCGCGATTCGTTCCGGTGACAAGCCCCCTTCGCGAATCATATCGGCCAGGCTGCGTCCTTCGACGTACCCCATCGAAAAGAAATGCCGCCCCTGATGATGCCCAACTTCGTAGATCGGCACGATGCCGGCGTGCGAAAGATTCGCGGCGGCTTCCGCCTCGGCCCGGAAGCGTTGAATCTCTTGAGCGGAGGCAAACTGGCCGGAAAGGATCATCTTCACCGCCACCACGCGTTCCGGCGAAAGCTGCCGGGCCTTGAAGACGACTCCCATCCCGCCGCGGCCGAGTTCGTCGATCAGTTCGTACCCCGGCACCGATTCGACCGTGTCGGCCTTGCGGTTGGAAGTGACCGTCCTCTCGGGATCGAGGTCGACCGTTGCCGGCGTGAGATCATCGACGGCAAGATGCTCGTGCAGCGGAGAATTGTCGAGCGCGGAGTTCTCGTCGTTGGCTAGCATCCGCCGGACTTCATCATGCAGGTCGGCTCGATCGGCGAAGTACTCGGTCAGCCACGCTTCGCGGTCTTCGAGCGGCAATTGAATGGCGTGCTCGAAGGCCTCGCAAAGTCGCTGGTAATCGTCCGGTGTCATGCAATTCTATGGCGCCCCGTTGGGGCTCACCTGGTGATTGGTCTTTGTTCCAGAGGCTGACGCCCCTGGCTATTCCATGCCGCCCTTTCAGGGCTAGGAGGTTGATGAATTGTCTTCGAGTCGGGCCGTGAGCCAGGCTTTGGCCATCCGCCAGTCTCCCTTGACAGTCGAGACGGAAACATCGAGCGCCGCGGCGGTTTCTTCGACGGTCATGCCGGCGAAGTAGCGCATCTCGATGATTTTGGCGTGGCGTGGGTTGAGTTCGGCCAGTTCGGTGAGTAGTTCATCGAGTTCGACCAGGTCGACGTTGTTTTGGGGATCGCCGGCGACGAGACCTTCTTCCAGCGTGATCCGTTGAGCCCCTTTCCCGCGTTTGGCGGCGTTCTTGGTGCGGGCGTGATCGACCAGGATCCGCCGCATGATATTCGAAGCGACCGCACAAAAGTGCGCTTTCCCTTTCCACTCGACGCGATTCTGGTCGACGAGTTTTAAGAAGGCCTCATGTACCAAGGCCGTTGCCTGCAGCGTGTGATCGGCCCGTTCGTTCCGCATGTGCTGGTTGGCAATCCCCTTCAGCTCTTGGTAGAGGATCGGTAGCAGCTTGTCGGCCGCATCCCGTTTGCCTTCGGAAAGAGATGCCAGCAAACTTTCAATGTCGTCGCTCATGAAGATAAGGTTCCTCAGTAGGGAGGGCAGGGGGGTCGACTTGATTCTCCTTGCTTCCACGTCTAGCTTAACAGTCGACGGGACGGGGGAGAATGCGCCGTTGCGTTTTGTTGGCTGGGAAGGAACTTGAAAGGATCTCGATGAACCTGGTAATCGTGCATCATCACCTCAATCGCGGCGGCGTGACCCAGGTGATCCTCAATCACCTGCGAGCCCTGCACGAGGCCGGGGCTCGGGAGATCTTCGATCGCGTCGTGATCTTATACGGGGGGCGCGCCACCGGTTGGCCGGAAAACGTCGAACCTGCTTTGGAAGGGGTCGAACTGGTCGAGATTCCCAGCATCGACTACGACACGGTCACCGCCGTCGGCGAAGAAGCTCCGTTTCGGGCGACTTCCGAAATGCTCGAAAAGCAGGGGCTTTCCGCGGAAGAAACGCTGCTGCACGTGCACAATCACACGCTGGGCAAGAATGTCGCGTGGCCCAACGCGCTGGCTCGGCTAGCAGAAGCTGGTTACCGCATGCTACTGCAGCTGCACGATTTCGCGGAAGACTTTCGCCCGGATAACTATCGCCGCCAGGTCGAGTACCACGGCGAAAGTGGAACCGGCATGGCCGAGGTTTACTTTCAGGCGCCCCACGTCCATTACGCGGTCCTCAATTCGCGCGACCGGGGTATTCTCGAAAAAGCCGGATTCGCGAGCGACAAACTGGCCTGGCTACCCAACCCGGTGCAGCCGTTTCCGGTTCTGCCGCATCGCGCCGACGCGCGGCGCGCGCTACAAGAGAAACTTTCCGTAGGGCCAAGCGAACCGTACGTGTTATATCCGGTGCGTGGTATTCGTCGGAAGAACGTCGGCGAGTTAGTCCTCTGGTCGGCGTTGGCCCCCCAGCCGGTCACTTTTGGGATCACGCTGGCCCCGGTGAATCCCGTCGAGCTTGCGCCCTACCAGGCATGGGAGTCGCTGGCGAAAGAATTGGAGCTTCCGTGCAAGTTCAACGTAGGTGGCGACGCTGGTCTTTCATTTCACGAAAACCTGGCCGCGGCCGACGCGATCATCAATACGAGCGTGGCCGAAGGGTTCGGGCTCGTGTTTCTCGAAGCGTGGCTGGCTGGCAAACTGCTGATCGGCCGCGACCTGCCGGAGATCTCGGCCGACTTCAAAAAGGCAGGGCTGCGTTTGGATAGCCTGGCGGCGTGTCTCTACATTCCGAAACGCTGCCCGATCTCGGGGCGTGAAGTTTTCTCGGAACAAGCCTATCGCCAGCGGATGACCGAGTTGTTCACGCAGGTACGACGCGATTTCGGACAAGAAGAGATGGAAGCGGAGGATCTCGAGAAACAACTCGACGAGCGACTAAGCGACGAGTGGATCGACTTCGCCCTTTTGACGGTCGAGGCGCAGCGGGAAGTCGTGCGAGCCGTTGCCAACAGTAAAGAGCTTGCCGAGGCGATCGTCGAAGAGAACGCCCTGGTGATGCGGCCCCTCATGCAAGAGGACGTCAACTTCGACTCGACCATTCAAATCAATTCCCAAATTGTCCTCTCGCGGTTCGGCCTGAAGGGAACCGGAGAGCGGCTGCGCGAGCGATACGAGCAGTTGGCCAGGCAGCAGCCGGGGCCGGTTTCGTCGTTCAACGGAGCCAATCGGATCTTGCGGCAATTCGTGGAACTGTCCCGCTTTCATCCTGTCCGCCTGGAAGATGCATGAACTCTTTTTCGGAAATCCTAAGAAGCAACAGTCAGCCACTCCAGCCGATTCCCACCGATCAGCCAGCGGAGCTAAGACAGCTGCCGGGGATCCGCGCGGTGCTGTTCGATATCTACGGAACGTTGCTGGTCAGCGGCAGCGGCGACGTGGGTACCGCCATGGAAATGACCAAGGGAGATGCCCTGGAAGCGGCCTGGGAGGCCAGTGGCGTGCAATGCAGCGTGCCGGCCGACGAGATGATTGCCCAGCTTTACAACGTGATTCAGGATGATCACAAAATTGCCACTAAAAGAGGCACTTCTTATCCAGAGGTGGTGATCGAAGAAATTTGGGAAAAAGTTTTTGATGGCCCGATGCGTCGTGGGCAGGTCGAATTGCCGTGCGATTTCGATATGAAACTGTTCGCGCTGGA
This genomic interval carries:
- a CDS encoding serine/threonine-protein kinase; this encodes MTPDDYQRLCEAFEHAIQLPLEDREAWLTEYFADRADLHDEVRRMLANDENSALDNSPLHEHLAVDDLTPATVDLDPERTVTSNRKADTVESVPGYELIDELGRGGMGVVFKARQLSPERVVAVKMILSGQFASAQEIQRFRAEAEAAANLSHAGIVPIYEVGHHQGRHFFSMGYVEGRSLADMIREGGLSPERIAELVLEIAQAMAHAHSMGIVHRDLKPSNILIDADGHPRVTDFGLAKRMDGNSEMTYSGQILGSPGYMAPEQAAGKNHQIDQATDIYGLGAILYALLTGKPPFAASNILEAIDQICTVNPVSPRKLNWNVPRALETICLKCMHKTPAARYRSMKELAADLQSYLRHEPIRAKPLGVGERIIYWARRKPGLASTLACVLLFFIYHAISSYILHEPVSAQPWFRVASVMFAIAFSVAAWFFQRMYEKPSTRNVAIYAWMTWNFVLLTGLLFLVHGAASPLSLIYLLLVAASATLYEKGLVGYTMILAAAGYLTHVVVGATIRPVGYVDFFDATAMMLSILILGMIQYFVVRRIRRTMDDE
- a CDS encoding c-type cytochrome, with product MLNRIFLPCYLLLACVLLATPQTAFAQGATDAMVRLLQSGKLPESRVGTVIGMIAERGNAENLGILFQEATKPDGFSPALKLESLEALKKASESRNLVPAGDLSAIGDLIASDDHSLKTLGIELAGLWKVEATADTLAAIALDNNKPLKLRRLAIGSLIATGSDKTANTVAKLTSEEQPLSIRYLGVSALTNIDVQKAAEAAAKVLSGADTSTDPADMIDAFLADTKGPDALAAALEGKKLDGDVAKMCLRQMYSVGRSDASLVNVLSAAAGIDNNPDPLTNEQLQTLVAQVLKKGDPARGEEIFRRKELSCLKCHAISGAGGQIGPDLSPVGATSPVDYVINSILFPEMAVKEAYIMKSIVDFDGKMHQGIVADENEDRTILKDANGNEIIIPADDIDLEKEGGSLMPKGLANFLTEDEFLDLVAYVAQLGKPGPYGIRSEPTIQRWRVLKEVPDALQGEANPSTGEFESQILGLDADAWLPVYGKVNGELPLADLSEIDSPVLFLQGEIEVVDGGDIGVEMNPKQGVTAWIIDDEFPGNEPIQTSVLPGRHKITFRLDKRTFPGQTFRAVVTKPAGSAAQYTVVGGS
- a CDS encoding sigma-70 family RNA polymerase sigma factor → MSDDIESLLASLSEGKRDAADKLLPILYQELKGIANQHMRNERADHTLQATALVHEAFLKLVDQNRVEWKGKAHFCAVASNIMRRILVDHARTKNAAKRGKGAQRITLEEGLVAGDPQNNVDLVELDELLTELAELNPRHAKIIEMRYFAGMTVEETAAALDVSVSTVKGDWRMAKAWLTARLEDNSSTS